A stretch of Henckelia pumila isolate YLH828 chromosome 4, ASM3356847v2, whole genome shotgun sequence DNA encodes these proteins:
- the LOC140866219 gene encoding uncharacterized protein gives MYFYKFSSHFNNFFLCTGIATIFSAFSSGSKALCIRFFRLDLKLGTILIQAQILQIVSLFRRVFDVSISIALLLGDGLYNFVKTLCVTMVNFHIKLKTRSLNSVEVDEDKALSSLKQDEMFIREKRLLRRLRKQKCIF, from the exons atgtatttttataaGTTTTCAtctcattttaataatttttttttatgtacagGTATAGCTACAATCTTTTCCGCCTTTTCAAGTGGTTCTAAAGCTTTATGTATAAGGTTTTTCAG GTTGGATTTGAAGCTTGGAACTATTCTGATCCAAGCCCAGATTTTGCAGATCGTTTCACTTTTCCGGCGAGTTTTTGAT GTTTCCATATCTATTGCTCTCCTTCTAGGTGATGGCCTCTACAATTTCGTCAAGACTTTATGCGTTACCATGGTTAATTTTCATATCAAGCTTAAAACAAGAAGTCTCAACTCAG TAGAAGTTGATGAAGACAAGGCCTTATCTTCTCTAAAGCAAGATGAGATGTTCATTAGAgaaaagagattgttgcggCGTCTACGAAAACAAAAGTGTATTTTCTAG
- the LOC140865495 gene encoding uncharacterized protein: MMERDKKMVHFGHEHPLIFNESKEIPHSCNACGLRVLSSPHYLCTIQDCNFYIHQACTQLPHQLHHYLHDVIYDPFVTKHSLALLAKPRDDNCRCGYCWKLCKNFTYNCSKCEFVLHPQCGFPLDIQIKHISHPQHPMFALCKEASMLCDVCGREHKGYFFSCHQCNFWIHQDCALLPTFVKVEKHPQHLFLLYSGATLLNRYIRDSKCLICGEIAFKRFGLYFCYEYDVMAHVDCAKSHEMQDSGVVLHLPTTVLDNTFPSLIMRTGVKEMAIQIQGSNSDQESILLKKYHDSSSHSLVLITDGMSTAVHDEESICNACIKPITSSPAPYYYNCSAHESEYCNFLLHKFCADLPLSVKHSLYGSNYPGHLGSPRWDGFFSLFWCFRCGKYNNGFGYAFSLLGDVDIDCALAPRIIKHDSHEQHPLVLTNSPIFRTNITSCCSKIKVYNYTYHCSVCKVSIHIDCARLPETVTHEFDEHPLTLTFTSSSSSINNSTHDHHLCEVCEEEDIDPKYWFYHCSQCDQSFHVKCIPSTGEYSGIKFGGTIKVPNCHSTDHPLTLVRTMSVCSQTCGYCHKIIEGFKDGTALHCADCDFWIHLNCGYRSSGAPEVPNPYDSSLKPFLFSD; the protein is encoded by the exons ATGATGGAAAGAGATAAGAAGATGGTACATTTTGGTCACGAGCATCCATTGATTTTTAACGAATCAAAGGAGATTCCTCACAGCTGCAACGCATGTGGGCTGCGCGTGCTATCGAGCCCCCATTACTTGTGCACCATTCAAGATTGCAACTTTTACATCCACCAAGCATGCACACAGCTTCCCCACCAATTGCATCATTATTTGCATGATGTTATCTATGATCCTTTTGTTACGAAACATTCTCTTGCTCTGCTTGCAAAGCCACGCGATGATAACTGTAGGTGCGGTTATTGTTGGAAATTGTGTAAGAATTTCACCTACAATTGCTCCAAATGTGAATTTGTTCTCCACCCTCAATGTGGTTTTCCATTGGATATCCAAATAAAACACATCAGCCACCCTCAACATCCCATGTTCGCTTTATGTAAGGAGGCTTCGATGCTATGCGACGTTTGTGGGAGAGAGCACAAGGGCTATTTTTTCTCATGTCACCAATGTAATTTTTGGATTCACCAGGATTGTGCCTTGTTACCCACCTTTGTAAAAGTCGAAAAACATCCTCAGCATCTCTTCCTCCTCTATTCTGGTGCAACCTTGTTAAACCGCTATATTCGAGATTCCAAATGTCTAATTTGTGGAGAAATTGCATTTAAAAGGTTTGGACTTTATTTTTGCTATGAATATGATGTTATGGCTCATGTGGATTGCGCaaaatcacatgagatgcaGGACTCAG GTGTTGTACTTCATCTGCCGACGACGGTGTTAGACAATACATTTCCGAGTTTGATAATGCGTACAGGAGTGAAGGAGATGGCCATACAGATACAGGGGAGCAATTCTGATCAGGAGTCcatattgttaaaaaaatatcacGACAGTAGTAGTCATTCTTTGGTGTTGATCACTGATGGCATGAGTACTGCAGTACATGATGAGGAATCAATTTGCAACGCATGCATTAAGCCCATTACTTCTTCACCAGCTCCATATTATTACAATTGCAGCGCTCATGAATCTGAATATTGCAATTTTCTCCTCCACAAATTTTGTGCAGATTTGCCACTTTCTGTGAAACACTCGCTGTATGGATCAAATTACCCAGGTCACCTCGGGTCCCCAAGATGGGATGGattcttttctttgttttggtGTTTTCGCTGCGGAAAGTACAACAACGGATTTGGATATGCATTTAGCCTCCTAGGAGACGTTGATATCGATTGTGCCTTGGCTCCGAGAATCATCAAGCATGATTCACACGAGCAACACCCGCTTGTACTAACTAATTCTCCTATTTTTCGCACAAATATTACATCGTGTTGCAGTAAAATAAAAGTTTACAACTATACATACCACTGCAGTGTATGTAAAGTCAGCATACACATTGATTGCGCTCGTCTTCCGGAAACAGTGACCCACGAATTCGATGAACATCCCCTAACTCTAACATtcacatcttcttcttcttccattAATAATAGTACCCATGATCATCACCTTTGCGAAGTCTGTGAAGAAGAAGACATTGATCCCAAGTATTGGTTCTATCATTGTAGCCAATGCGACCAATCATTCCATGTTAAGTGCATTCCTTCAACAGGGGAATATTCAGGAATCAAGTTCGGTGGCACTATCAAAGTTCCTAATTGTCACAGTACTGATCATCCATTGACTTTGGTACGGACGATGAGTGTTTGCAGCCAAACATGTGGGTATTGCCACAAAATCATCGAGGGGTTTAAAGATGGGACGGCCTTACACTGCGCAGACTGTGATTTTTGGATTCATTTAAATTGTGGATATCGATCTTCTGGTGCACCAGAGGTTCCAAACCCATATGACAGCTCTTTGAAGCCCTTTTTATTTTCTGATTAG